AACGGGAGAACGCGGCAATTGCCTTGACGTCGAGGATCGGTGCGTCGGCATTCTCGGCCAACGACGGCAGCGATTGGTCCCACAGAGTGGAGGGATACCACAACAGCTGAAACACAATGGGCGGGCCGCCCATATCGCGGGCTCGCTGCGCGATCACCGCGGCGATGGTGCCGCCGGCGGAATCTCCGGCGACGGCGATGCGGCCGAGGTCAGCACCGACCTGGCGGCCATGCTCGGCGACCCACCGCGTTGCGGCCCAAGCATCTTCGATGGCAGCGGGGTAGGGGTGCTCAGGCGCCAGCCGGTAGTCGACGGACACGACAATCGCGTCAGCGCCGACGGCGTGCTGGCGGCAGGTGCCATCGTGCGTGTCGAGGTCGCCCATGACGAATCCGCCGCCATGGAAATACAGCACAACGGGCGCCTCGGCTTGATCGGGACACGTTGGCGGCCAATAGATCCGGGTCCCGATCGGCCCCGCCGGTCCATCGATCGCAAGGTCAACGACCCGCAGCTCGGGGTGCACCGGCTGGCGCGGTAGATCGCGCAACCGCTGGCGCACGGCCTCGATCCCATCGTCGATCGATAGCCGAAACGGAACCGCATCCAGTACCTTCAGCAGGATGGGGTCGATCGCGGGTTTCTCGTCGGCGGTGTTGTCCAAACTGGGCATACCGGTACCGTACGCACCTCGCTTGCTGGCCGGCGGCTGGGTGGTCGCCGGCTGGGCGGGCCTCGCCTACGGCGTGTACTTGACCGTGATCGCATTGCGCTTGCCACCGGGCAGCGAGTTGACCGGGCACGCGATGTTGCAGCCCGCGTTCAAGGCATCGATGGCGGTGCTGCTGGCCGCGGCCGCGGTTGCCCATCCCATCGGCCGCGAGCGGCGGTGGTTGGTACCGGCGCTGCTGTTGTCGGCCACCGGCGACTGGTTGTTGGCGATCCCCTGGTGGACGTGGGCGTTCGTGTTCGGCTTGGGGGCATTCCTGTTGGCGCACTTGTGCTTCATTGGTGCCCTGCTGCCACTGGCGCGGCAGGCGGCTCCATCGCGTGGCCGGGTCGCTGCCGTGGTGGCGATGTGCGTTGCGTCCGCGGGGCTGCTGGTGTGGTTCTGGCCGCACCTGGGGAAGGACAACCTGACCATCCCGGTCACGGTATACATCGTCGCGCTGTCGGCGATGGTGTGCACCGCGTTGCTGGCACGGCTGCCGACGATTTGGACCGCGGTCGGGGCGGTGTGTTTCGCCGCGTCGGACTCGATGATCGGCATTGGCCGGTTCATCCTCGGCAACGAGGCGTTGGCGGTGCCGATCTGGTGGTCCTACGCCGCAGCCGAGATCTTGATTACGGCCGGGTTCTTCTTCGGCCGCGAGGTTCCTGATAACGCCGCAGCACCTACGGATAGCTAGCGGACCGGTTGTCTAGCAGCGGATCTCGCGGTCAAGCCCGCACGCCCGTCGAAGTAGAGCCGATCGCGCGGGTGCTGCCGATGTTGTCGGTGCCGCACCTGGACCGCGACTTCGACTACTTGGTGCCCGCCGAACACTCCGACGATGCCCAGCCGGGGGTGCGGGTACGGGTGCGGTTTCACGGTCGGCTGGTCGACGGGTTTGTCCTAGAGCGCCGCAGCGACAGCGATCACCACGGCAAGCTGGGCTGGCTGGATCGTGTGGTGTCGCCCGAACCGGTGCTCACCACGGAGATCCGCCGGTTGGTCGATGCGGTGGCGGCGCGCTACGCCGGGACCCGCCAGGACGTATTGCGGCTCGCAGTGCCCGCCCGGCACGCACGGGTGGAGCGGGAAATCACCACGGCCCCGGGTCGGCCGGTGGTAGCGCCGGTCGACCCGTCGGGTTGGGCGGCCTACGGTCGCGGTCGGCAATTCCTGGCCGCGCTGGCCGACTCGCGCGCTGCGCGGGCCGTTTGGCAGGCGCTACCGGGCGAGCTGTGGGCGGACCGATTCGCCGAGGCTGCCGCGCAGACCGTACGTGCCGGGCGCACGGTACTGGCGATCGTGCCCGATCAGCGGGATCTGGACACCCTGTGGCAGGCCGCGACGGCCCTCGTCGATGAGCACAGTGTGGTAGCACTGTCGGCCGGCCTGGGCCCGGAGGCACGCTATCGGCGCTGGCTGGCCGCGTTGCGGGGCAGCGCGCGGCTGGTGATTGGCACCCGCAGCGCGGTGTTCGCGCCGTTGAGCGAGCTGGGCCTGGTCATGGTCTGGGCCGACGCCGACGACTCCCTGGCTGAGCCGCGGGCACCCTATCCGCACGCCCGTGAGGTGGCGATGCTGCGGGCGCATCAGGCGCGGTGCGCAGCGCTGATCGGCGGCTACGCCCGCACGGCCGAGGCCCACGCGCTGGTGCGTAGCGGCTGGGCGCACGACGTGGTTGCACCCCGGCCGGAGGTGCGTGCACGCTCTCCTCGCGTGGTTGCCCTCGACGACAGCGGATACGACGACGCGCGAGACCCGGCCGCCCGCACCGCACGGCTACCGTCCATCGCGCTGCGCGCCGCGCGCTCAGCGCTGCAGTCCGGGGCGCCGGTGCTGGTGCAGGTGCCGCGGCGCGGGTACATCCCCTCGCTGGCCTGCGGGCGCTGCCGGGCGATCGCTCGTTGCCGGTCGTGCACGGGTCCGCTATCGCTGCAAGGCGCCGGCTCGCCCGGTGCGGTATGTCGCTGGTGTGGACGGGTGGACCCGACACTGCGATGCGTGCGCTGTGGGTCGGACGTGGTGCGTGCCGTGGTGGTGGGGGCCCGGCGCACTGCCGAAGAGCTCGGCCGGGCATTCCCGGGTACGGCGGTGATTACGTCGGCCGGCGACACCCTGGTGCCCCAGCTCGACGCCGGCCCAGCCCTGGTGGTCGCCACTCCAGGAGCCGAACCCCGGGCGCCCGGCGGGTATGGGGCGGCGCTGCTGCTGGATAGCTGGGCGCTGCTGGGCCGTCAAGACTTGCGCGCGGCCGAGGACGCGCTGTGGCGCTGGATGACGGCGGCCGCCCTGGTTCGGCCGCGCGGGGCGGGCGGTGTGGTGACCGTGGTCGCCGAATCGTCCATTCCGACAGTGCAATCGCTGATCCGGTGGGATCCGGTCGGTCACGCGGAGGCCGAACTGGCAGCCCGAACCGAAGTCGGCCTGCCGCCAAGTGTGCACATCGCTGCTCTTGACGGCCCTGCCGGCACCGTGACGGCATTGCTGGAGGCGGCTCGGCTGCCCGACCCGGATCGCCTCCAAGCCGATCTGCTGGGCCCGGTGGACCTGCCACCCGGCGTCCGTCGCCCGGCGGGCATCCCCGCCGATGCGCCGGTCATCAGGATGTTGCTGCGGGTGTGCCGCGAGCAGGGCCTGGAGTTGGCGGCGAGTCTGCGGCGCGGCATCGGTGTGCTCAGTGCGCGGCAAACCCGGCAAACCCGTAGCCTGGTTCGGGTACAGATTGACCCGCTGCATATCGGGTAAACGGAGTAACCGCTAGCTCAACACTTCCGGGCGGTGAAGATAAGGTATTCCCACTGCATCACGCCGTCGCAGAGGTATTCGCGACAAAGTTCGGTGATTTCGGCGTCGAGTGTGGCGACGCACTCGGGGCTGTCGGCGATGGAGCGGTAGGCGTTGATCGCCGGGCCGTAGAAATTCTTGAAATAGTCGCGACATTCGTCCGGGCAACCGAACCGGTCCACTGTCAGCGATCCTCGCCGGGTACGGATGTCGGACACATGGTCGCGAAACAGGCCACTCACGTAATCCTCGCTTCCCCACCACACCTCGTGCGGCGCTCCCGCCGGCAGCGTCGGCCGGTACGGTCTGATGGTGGACAGCAATTTGCCGTAGAAACCCTCGGGGGTCCAGTTCAGGGTGCTGATCTTGCCGCCGCGCCGGCAGACCCGGGC
Above is a window of Mycobacterium tuberculosis H37Rv DNA encoding:
- the lipI gene encoding lipase, whose amino-acid sequence is MPSLDNTADEKPAIDPILLKVLDAVPFRLSIDDGIEAVRQRLRDLPRQPVHPELRVVDLAIDGPAGPIGTRIYWPPTCPDQAEAPVVLYFHGGGFVMGDLDTHDGTCRQHAVGADAIVVSVDYRLAPEHPYPAAIEDAWAATRWVAEHGRQVGADLGRIAVAGDSAGGTIAAVIAQRARDMGGPPIVFQLLWYPSTLWDQSLPSLAENADAPILDVKAIAAFSRWYAGEIDLHNPPAPMAPGRAENLADLPPAYIAVAGYDPLRDDGIRYGELLAAAGVPVEVHNAQTLVHGYVGYAGVVPAATEATNRGLVALRVVLHG
- a CDS encoding methyltransferase, whose product is MTVYTPTSERQAPATTHRQMWALGDYAAIAEELLAPLGPILVSTSGIRRGDRVLDVAAGSGNVSIPAAMAGAHVTASDLTPELLRRAQARAAAAGLELGWREANAEALPFSAGEFDAVLSTIGVMFAPRHQRTADELARVCRRGGKISTLNWTPEGFYGKLLSTIRPYRPTLPAGAPHEVWWGSEDYVSGLFRDHVSDIRTRRGSLTVDRFGCPDECRDYFKNFYGPAINAYRSIADSPECVATLDAEITELCREYLCDGVMQWEYLIFTARKC
- the priA gene encoding primosomal protein N' (PriA (replication factor Y)), translating into MLSVPHLDRDFDYLVPAEHSDDAQPGVRVRVRFHGRLVDGFVLERRSDSDHHGKLGWLDRVVSPEPVLTTEIRRLVDAVAARYAGTRQDVLRLAVPARHARVEREITTAPGRPVVAPVDPSGWAAYGRGRQFLAALADSRAARAVWQALPGELWADRFAEAAAQTVRAGRTVLAIVPDQRDLDTLWQAATALVDEHSVVALSAGLGPEARYRRWLAALRGSARLVIGTRSAVFAPLSELGLVMVWADADDSLAEPRAPYPHAREVAMLRAHQARCAALIGGYARTAEAHALVRSGWAHDVVAPRPEVRARSPRVVALDDSGYDDARDPAARTARLPSIALRAARSALQSGAPVLVQVPRRGYIPSLACGRCRAIARCRSCTGPLSLQGAGSPGAVCRWCGRVDPTLRCVRCGSDVVRAVVVGARRTAEELGRAFPGTAVITSAGDTLVPQLDAGPALVVATPGAEPRAPGGYGAALLLDSWALLGRQDLRAAEDALWRWMTAAALVRPRGAGGVVTVVAESSIPTVQSLIRWDPVGHAEAELAARTEVGLPPSVHIAALDGPAGTVTALLEAARLPDPDRLQADLLGPVDLPPGVRRPAGIPADAPVIRMLLRVCREQGLELAASLRRGIGVLSARQTRQTRSLVRVQIDPLHIG
- a CDS encoding membrane protein, with protein sequence MLQPAFKASMAVLLAAAAVAHPIGRERRWLVPALLLSATGDWLLAIPWWTWAFVFGLGAFLLAHLCFIGALLPLARQAAPSRGRVAAVVAMCVASAGLLVWFWPHLGKDNLTIPVTVYIVALSAMVCTALLARLPTIWTAVGAVCFAASDSMIGIGRFILGNEALAVPIWWSYAAAEILITAGFFFGREVPDNAAAPTDS